In the genome of Arachis stenosperma cultivar V10309 chromosome 6, arast.V10309.gnm1.PFL2, whole genome shotgun sequence, the window TAACACAAAGTAACCATGCTTTTCACACGCTTCTCTCACTTTCTTGCTCATCATTTTCTTCCACTCCTCTAATGATCCCAacccattattattatttttcttattgaAGGAAAAATCCAAACATGGAATCATCATCATCCCAACCTCATCATCATCACTCTTCTTCTCACCATTGGATGGACCCTCTtctctcattttctttctttaaattctttgtTGCTCTTTGGAGTTGTTCTTGAAATGTTACACACAATTTTATTTATACCAAAATTAGCACACAAAAGCGTGTCTGCTGAACCCAAAAGCAAGGCTATTATTATTAGGGAAAGGGACAATATATTCAGACCAGAGACCATAGCTGccgtcatatatatataaaactaaATGTCaactttattatatataaatttaattttcacgttttattgtattttatacgtgtatttaattatataatatcatattaacaaaaataattattttttacattaattatatatcattcgaataaatataattaaataactaCTTAtcagtatatcaaaattaaatttatatatatattattattcaatGTAAGAGTAACACTCGATATACATTTTCTTCCATAATTAAGtgtatttttttactttttacttttttcttttgaaattgatGTACCTACACACTCTCTTTTACCTAAATATATTGACTTGAGTGTCCaaatacaataattttttaaataattccCCAAAACCTAGTGTAAGGTCGAGTAACTTGATTGCCTAAACTCATAAATTCGAATGAACACTCAGTTTGACTaccatacaaaaaaaaaaaagatcgaTTAATttaaggttttttttttaaaaaaacgttaagcttatattttttttgtttcattgTATTTGTCATTCTCATTTTCTAAATATTGTTTATTATCTATAACCTATTGTATaatctataaatgaatatatttttgctatttcaaaaatttgaaccCATACCTCTTGATTATTAGAATATAAGATAATTGTcatattaactaattttatatttgttatattatacAATTTATACTTATTATTTATGCATAAATACTATTGTTTATAGTTATTCGTAATTCCTACAAAAGGGGTAGAcccaaaaaataaagaagaagacgTATAACAACTTTTAATGGTATTATTTTATCACTTAATCTCccaaattaaaaatgaaattaagcattaaaaaatataatttaaacattaaaaaaactTAACATATGAAGAGTTATCATAAATTAATTTGTATGGAATAAAAATGACAAGatttataagaaaaaataaaaaatttaaataaataagaataaaataaacgaaatagaagagagagagtacaataataaataataatgtatcatagtaaaaaaaaaatatattatcaaaCAGAGGAGCGACagttggtaaaaaaaaaatttctttttagcATATATGAATTTTTACggtaaataaattataaaatataaaaataaaaaatataaaaaaagagaaaaaattgtattttttaataaattaaaaaataatcacGATCATATAATTAACGCGGACAAACAACAATTTAACAATACATTTTCaagaaaatattaataaaaatattagattgatattaaagtaaaaaatataaacaatgaataaaaatctaaaatttaaaatcaaaatatttaaaattaaagaatgaaataaaaaaactttTGATAAACAACGATTCAAATATTAACTAAcaataaattgaattaaataacatatatttgaattaattataattgtttggttcaataaaataatttaaataaataaaaaatatcttataaatATGCCAcgtaaaaaattataatacttttaaaaattattaattaaaatacataatataaaaaaaattaattcaaactaaaacaaaattaatttattatttatttcaatcaaataaaataattaatataattaattagttatagttaatatgataaaaaaatcttaaataatttgatatttatcttaaacaaataaaataaataattaattatgataCTGTTAAAAACCGTtaatcaaaatacataaaacaaaataattaatataattaattagttatagttaatataataaaaaatcttaaataatttaatatttattttaatcaaataaagtaaataattaattatgataCTGATAAAAACCgttaatcaaaatatataagaaaaattaatataattgattaattataattaatatagtcaaataaaatattaaataatttgatatttatcttaatcaaataaaataaatgattaattataatactgttaaaatttgttaatcaaaatacataagataaaaaaattaatataaattaaaataaaattaatttattttctaattaaattaaataatcaattataattaatatgataaaaacatttaaataatttgatatttattttaattaaattaaataaataaataattaattaatacatttaaatgaatcaaataaaataaatcaagaagtatttttaaaatagaatataTTACGTTACTTATgctattaattaaaaaaattatttttaataatatataatagttaaatataaataaatatagaaaaataactttttattGATCAACATTAgtaaactttttttattatcaaattatatttttaataattacttttaaagagtttacaatttaatattaaaattcaaaatttaaaatttataacttaaaatttaaactaaaaaaataattttaaggtTAGAAGATTGCAACGACCATTTAACAACAGTTATGCAAAATCATCACTAAATAGAAAAATTGTGAATTTGTGATAGTTTTGTCTACGGTTTTTAAGTGTGCAGCAGAATCTAATAAATTAGCAGCAATTTTATGAATAACTGTTAGTTAAATGGGATGAActgtttaaatttgtttttttgcGGGCTATAATTTTTTAGTTCGGATCGTTTATGGTCAGTTCGATGGGTTAAACGAGCCAGTTcgtttatctttatattttaatttttaaaaaatattttaataaaacaTATCACTTTTAGGATAAAAacctttaaaaaataatattttttagtcgATGAGTCGTATTTTTGGGTCGAATAGAAAAAAATGTCGGCTATAagtgttacttttttttttgaaaaaataaaaaataaacggAACACTCATTTAACCCACAGACTAATCCGTTTATCCCGTCATCTTTTCGAGTTAATTGGGTTCAGCTtgtttaattcaaaatttaaacggacttaattttaaaaacaaaattcacCCATTTAAATAGATAGATAAACGGACGAGTCCATTTTAACAGCCCTAGTTAAACTTAAACACACAATTTTAATTTGGGAAGTTAACCCAATCCATCTTTCCCTCCCTAATTGAAACATGCAAAATCGCACCTCTCTCATCATCTAGCAGGTTTATGGGTTCGTCATTTTAGTCtcgtatatatattttaataaatcaaaataattctctcgcagattaaaaaaaatagagtcAATTTAGTTCCACAGATAGGTTCCGTATTGATTTAGTACATTAAACTATAAAGTAATTACTTGGAAGGTCTCAAATTTAGGTCTTTGCTGGTGTCACATGCATGCTTCTAAAGGAATATACTTAGCTTCCTCCAATATAATTTATGTGTtcagttttaaaattttattttcacaAATAATTCTTTGTACAAAATATGGACTTAATTTTGAAGTACCGTCAATCTAATTACAAAACgttgtattaacaaaaacaactttatatatatattaatagcATGAATGATCATTTAAGagattttaaatataattatataaatgtgtacaatatttaaatttaattttaatgtactatcagtataaaataatttaatatgtgtatctaattatataaaattatataaaaaaactaactatttttatattaatcaagtaaataattatctaaaaaattagtatatcaaaattaaatttaatatttatttttttacgaAGTACCcttatttttaatgtaaattattttaattctaatagTACTATTATATGATCAACAcatacaatttattatttttgattcataattagcctataatatttaaaagtattgATTAAGAAGATAGTATTAAGTTGTTagactaaaaatattaaattgctAGCTACAAATATATTAACCTATAAACTAAAATTGTTAATCCTTAAGCCTTTCTTCAACTACTATTCATGCTAAGggaaattttataattattattttaattttttttgtaatttcaatatcttttaattttttattttatttaaaattagatATCCGATTAATAGCTACATAGTTGGTATGAGCCAGAGTAGATAAGTTTAAGTTTTCTAATAAGTGGTAATAATTTTTCTAATGAAGAATGACTTACCATGACAGAATTATGTCATTCTACAGAGAAGTTCCGTTTTCTTTAATACATTTAATACTTATTTTAAaactatttataatttattcatTCTCAATATTcacataatttttaataaaactaaaaaaaaaagtaatcaTAAACATCGAACATTTATATATATGCCTGCAATTCGCTTTTAATATGCAAAAATATTTGTCTATTCCAACTAAGGCTGAATATGTTGGTGCTGTCGTGCATGCAAGCCATTTGTATTAGCTTCATCATGTAAATACAATAAATGCatgttaataaataataatgagcATTTGCCAGGGTGTTTAGTAGAAGTAAAGTAAACTAATAAGGTTTTTAAGTGAGAGGATTATATTTAAGTTTTGGGTGTGAGTTagagtttttatttattttttttccagtCTGGATCATATTCATGGGTTTCAGGAGTTTAATTTGATCCaatacaaaaaacaaaaaaacaaaaaaacaaaaaaatttgaaatgcCTTATGTtactaaaaagataaataatttgatccagtatatttatttatgtatttatttatttatttattattattattatttgttttttatttttgagtaaCAAGTATTTTATTGATAACtcttaaattataatttttgtcACTAATATCTATATTTAGTTACTATTTTActcttaatattttatttgttacaATTCAACACAGtatgtattaaaattattttaattatattattaattagatactaatatttttaaatcattAATGGAGGCGTGTAACGAACATTAAAATTTAGGAAACTTTTCAAATGATCCAGACAACTTTTCTGGATCTCTGATGATCCAGTTCTAGCAGCCGTTGGATTTAACAATTAAATAAAGGTACGGTCATGATTGATATAGATTTATGTAATGTGATTCATGGAAAAGTGAGTGTAGCGTATGAGGTGACCTGATGATGCGGTTGCCTGCCGTTATAGGGGAGTAGGGGTCATTCATGCCCATATATGGCGCTGACCCAGAAAGAGATAGCCAGCTAAAGTGTGGAACGGCTAGCTGGAAAGTAAATGGGCCAGGATGTTTAATAGTAGTAATATGGGCCAGGTTGTTTTTATTAGATCCAGTTAGTTTAAAAAGCCATTTCCCCACCCCATTAGATCACCTAAATATCAAAACTCGTAATCTAGGGCAGCCACCGTCAAAGAAAGGAGAAACCCCAGTATCCCAAACGCGAAACCCAACCCCACACAGCCCTCAGAGGGCCTCCCAGCCCCTCGCATTCACACCGGAGCAGCACCTACCAGCGACTCCAAGTCCCACGAACCAACGTGTCCTAACCCCGTCCCAGTGTCATCGAACGACCGCCTCCAAGCTGCGCCGGAAAGCCACGAAGCAGCACGGAGCATCCCCTCCCAACAGTGGCAAACCGGCGAACCCAACCCCTCTGACACCAGATATGGAGCATCAAACTCAGGTATTAATTTGAACGATTTCTTTTCTTCGTTGTCGTATTTGGTGTATTTTTGTTTGAATTTCTTGGTAATTGTTATTGGTTTcattgttttttaattttttgcatttgtttgaatttgtgaatttattttgtttgagATTGCTGATTATCTGTCATTAACAGTATTTGCAATTGAAACTTAATACCTGGCAGATCTAGTAGTTCCGGCTGCATGCATCATATTGATAGAAATGGGTTGCCGTTCAACAGACATGCATAATTTAATTGGTCCTGCCATTCTTTATGTCTAATATTTTGCATGTTGAACTTATACAAATGTATTGTAAATTTACAGATGATGGAAGCTTCTATTTTGATGGGGATACTTTTGGTGGGCATCAGCATAAGGATTTCCTTTCCACGACGTCTTCAGTTGTTCGAGGGGTTACTGCATTTGCTGCCGCAGTTTCTGGAGAAATAAATGTATGTGGAGTATATGTGATTagtattcaatttttttaaaggGGGAAATTATGGAAAATATTAGTTTTACCCTTTTTGCCTTTGCATTTAGCAGGTTCCAAGGGATAAAACATTGGGTTTAGCAAAATTTCTGTTGGGAATTGGAGTCCCTGGAGATGCTAAGGACTTCTTCAATCAAGTTGAAGCGTTAGCTTTTCCGGAGAATATGCAACGATTCCTGTTCATTGCCGTTACGAAGGGGCACAAGCCCGGTGTATACACCAGTTGGGAGGAGGCAAACCATCAAGTTCTAGATTATACGTTTCTTGAGTTTCACGGATTCAATAGCTTTGAACACGCATGCTCGTGCTTCAAAGCTAGGATGTCGTCGATTTATGGCGAGAAAGGTCGTAGTGGTGAAACTGGTCGAGTGACGCCGGATGGAGGTGGCTGCAAGAATTTGGATATCTCCGGCGGAGGCTATCCTTGCCGGCCAATTGTTTCATGTAAGACTTGTGAAAGGCTTTTTTAAAGTTAGTGTATCTATGGAGGTCCGATTTGCAGTGATGGAATGTGATTTTATTCTTGGTGGAATTTTGTTAGTGCTGTTTTTTCTGGTCAATTTATGTCCgcttattaaaattaataatttatgtgATTTATGTTGTTCGATGACTGTGCAAAAAGGCTTCATATAATTCCGGCGGAGGAGCTCAACGTGGATTTCGCAGTTATGAGCAGCATGGAGGAGTGGTTGCCGAAAGTTTGGCTGGAGGCAGAGACCCGTTGCCCCTGTTTCTTCAATAAATGTTATAATATGTTGGCATGAAGATGATTGTAACTTCATGTGAATGTCTTAAAGAAAGCTAGTAACATACTTTGAGCACATGAAGAGAAGTATAGGatagaatttattataaatttatgtcACGTGAAAGTTAGAAACCATATCATCTTTAGTAGCATTTGTTTTGGTCCATGCAAACAAATAAATGGTTTTATTAACTTTGTCTTTGCTAATTTTGGGATGCATTTTTTGTGATCCTGTACTGGGTATGTTTGTTAGCTTGTAATAGACCAAAAAATTTCTTTCCTATTGATCAGCTACTTCTTTTACAAACGTATAATATATTGACTGATATTTTTGACATTCATAAATCACTCTCATCATTCATGCATTTATTACATCACCAGGTAAGACCTGCAGCATTTCTTAGTAGTTCAAAACCGTTTTTAAAGGGAAGGAAAAATTAGCAGGTTGGTAAGAGTAAAGAGAGCTTTATTTGTAACCAGTTGTTGTAACCTTTTTTATTCGACCAATTACCTTGATTAGTATATCTTGTCAGGGTTTTTATCTTTTAGTCGTCTTCATTTTTTAGCGTTTACGTAGCAGCAACCTGTTAAAACTTTTTGAATCTAGAGTtgaacaataataatttttctttcGCAGGTATACTTTCCTGCAATGGAGGCGCATCTTGTATGGCCTAGTTAATTGTAAATGTTGACGACGAGTAGGTATGGTCAGAATTAACATTTTGCGTTTGAACTTGATAGGGAGTgcaaattttattttgaaacgCAATGCTATTTAGTAGATTTCTGAAACAAGACACAGTACTTAGGACCCATTTAAACATCCAAGTTTTGTGTTCAAAAGAAAATGTTAACA includes:
- the LOC130934778 gene encoding uncharacterized protein LOC130934778 → MPIYGADPERDSQLKCGTASWKVNGPGCLIVVIWARAATVKERRNPSIPNAKPNPTQPSEGLPAPRIHTGAAPTSDSKSHEPTCPNPVPVSSNDRLQAAPESHEAARSIPSQQWQTGEPNPSDTRYGASNSDDGSFYFDGDTFGGHQHKDFLSTTSSVVRGVTAFAAAVSGEINVPRDKTLGLAKFLLGIGVPGDAKDFFNQVEALAFPENMQRFLFIAVTKGHKPGVYTSWEEANHQVLDYTFLEFHGFNSFEHACSCFKARMSSIYGEKGRSGETGRVTPDGGGCKNLDISGGGYPCRPIVSCILSCNGGASCMA